The following is a genomic window from Collimonas fungivorans Ter331.
GATTTCATTCATGAGCTTGTTGTCCTGCGTCCGCTGAGTCGGTCGGACGCAGCCGCGTGGTACACCTATCTGACCATGCCGCACGTGCTCGACCATACCAGCTGGGATCTGCGTTCGGTGGATGAACTGATGCAGAAATTCGATGCTTTGGAATCACCGGACCCGGCTTCAGAAATGCGCCTGGCGATTGTCCTGCGCGACTCTGGCGAGCTGGTCGGTACGATCGGTTTCCACAGCGTGTCGCCGTTGCACAAGACTGTGGAGATCGCTTATGATCTTGCGCCGGCTGTCTGGGGCAAGGGCATCGCCTCGACGGCATGCAGTGTCGTGGCGGAGTGGGGTTTCTCGCGTCTTGGCGCCGTCCGTATCCAGGCTACCGTGCTCGATTCGAATACGCGTTCCGCCAGGGTTTTGGAAAAATGCGGTTTCCAATGCGAAGGTTTGTTGCGCAGTTTCCGCATGGTGCGCGGCCGCCCGCGCGATTTCTGGATTTACTCCCGCCTCAATCCGCACTCCGCGGTTGCAGAAACCTAGATAGCGTCAGTCATACTCGCCCTGGTCGTCGTCGGCGAGCACAGTCGCGGCATTGTCTCCTAGCAGGTAGCGCGGTCCTGTGCCGCGCCGTTTTGCGGCATCGTCGGGATTGTATAGCGCACATTTTTTCAGCGAAAGACAGCCGCAGCCGATGCACGATGTAAGCTGGTCGCGCAATGCTGTCAGGGTATCTATGCGCTGCTGAAGCAGTGGGTGCCAGGAACGCGAGAGCCGCTCCCAATCCTGTCTGGTTGGCGTGCGTTTCTGCGGCAATGTCGACAAGGCCGCCTTGATTTCTTCGAGGCTAAGGCCGACTGTTTGCGCCACGCGGATGAAGGCGACCCGGCGCAACACGTCCCGTGAGAACTGGCGCTGCCGTCCGCTTTCGCGTTTGCTGCTTAACAAGCCCTGTTCTTCATAGAAACGCAAGGCGCTGGCGGCCACGCCGGAGCGTTTCGCCAGTTCGCCGATGGTGATCAAGATCTCGCTCATGCGGTTTCCCTGAAAGTTATAGAGTTCAAGTTTACTTGAACTTTATGATGGCCGTGCATGGTGGCTCCGGTTATTTTCAGAACACTCATTCAGTACCAGGGAAGATCCATGCTAGATTCTCGGTTCAGTGCATGAATTCATGGGAGGTACGTATTGCCAGCATGACGCAGTATCCTCATTTGCAATTCGGTAGTTGAGCGCGACGGCCCAACGCCGCTTCACTCCAAGCTCGGATCCATAGCAATGATTAGCGCCATCCAAACTGTCGAGCCTCAAGATATTCCAGAACTGCGCAGTTTCATGGAACGCGTCATGCGCTCTGAGCGCGTATTCGACGATCTCAGCCTGCAAGCTGAGCTTGTCCAAAACGTGAATCAGAATCTTGACTGGTGGTCGATGAATAGCGATGAATGCTGTCATCTCAAATTCATGCGGGACGGACAGATTGCCGGAGTGGTGTTGGTGAAAAATTTCTGGAACCTGTGCAGTTTGTTCGTGGCGCCGGAGCTGCATCGGCAGGGTATCGGTCGGCAGCTTGTTGTTGCGGCCATTCAGCATTGCCGCAATTTTACTGACAGGTCGTCGATTCGACTCAATGCCGCGCCCAATGCAGTTGTTTTCTATGAAGCAATCGGCTTCTTGCCGGCAAGCAGTACCAGGATACTTCCTCCTGGATTTAAACCCATGGAATTTCATCTATGAAGCACGGTGTCTTCGGAACCGGCCTGCCGATTTAACCTAGCATTTGGCAAAGAACATTTTTGTCTTGGCGTCCTTGCGTTCCTTGTCTATCCATTCCTTGGTCTGGACCGGGCTTTGCTGCGCGCCGGTCCGCCCGCCACGGGCGATGCGTTCATCGTCCATCCTGTCGAGTTCGCTGACACGGTCTTGCAGGCGCCGGCATTCTTCGCTGGCCTGCGGTTTTGCCGGATCCAGCGATACGCGCGGGCCGGCTTCCTGCGCCTGGGCGACGGCAAGGCTGGCCGCTGCCAGCACCATGGCAGCGGCGAGGGTTTTATGGATTGTCATGGTCGTCATTAAATTGATGCTCCTTTGAATCCAGGCGCCGGCGCTGGCCTTTGCCTGTCGTTATGCTGCGCCGCGGTTAGCGGTGATGGCGGTCGTCGTCGCGGCGGTCGTAGCCATGGCGGTCGTCGCCACGGCGGCCGTCGCCACGGTGATAGTCGCGCCTGCCGTCATATCCGCCGCGATGGTCGCCGCGCTGCCAGCCGCCGCGGCGCAGTTCCCAGCCGTTACGTCCCTGGCGCCATTCCGGTCGGTTATACATATAGCCGTTGCGCGACCTTTCCCAGTGCCCGCCAGCCCAGACGTGGTGGCGGCCATCCCAGTTCCAGTATCCGGGCGCCCACATATAGCCAACGCGCGGCGGCGGCATCACTTCGTATCTTGGCGGCGGTGGCGGCGTGCCGATGATGATGTTGACGCCGACTTGCGCCATGGCCTGAGTCGGCACTAAGGCGGCGGCGCTGACGGCGGCGAGGGCAACTGCGCAGAGCAAACGTTTCATGGAATTTTCTAGTGTGGTTGGATTGCGCTAACTATACCTGCGAACGTAAACCGGCCAAGCAATGATGCAATTAATTACATTCATTTATAACTGGCGCCTAAATGCGGTTTCGCTTATATTTATGTATGTGTGCATACATAATTCAGGAATTTGCCAACATGCAGGATTTCCGCGGACAGATGATCTTGAAAGCTATCCAGCTTTTGCCGACGCATGGTTACGCCGGCATCACGCTGATGCATGTCGCCCGTGCTTGCAACGCCCCCAGAGGATCGCTTTATCATTATTTCCCGGGAGGGAAGGATGACTTGATGGCGGCAGTGCTGGAGGCGGCCAAGGAGTACAGCTTGGGCACCTTCATCACTTCCTGCTCGCGCGCGCCGGAACTGCAGGCTTACATCGCCGACATGGGCAAGGCCTTGTCGGCCGCCCTCAGCAAATCCGGCTTCGAACTCGGTTGCCCGGTGGCGGCGATTGCGATGTCGACTGAAAAGACCCATGTCCTGAATCAAAGATGCAAGGCCATTTATGCCGACTGGCGTGTGGCGCTGCAAGCAAGACTGCAGGCTTACGGCTTGCCGTCCCGTGAGGCCGCGGTGATGGGGCTGAACATCCTGAATACCTTCCAGGGAGCGCTGCTGCATGCCCGCATGGCGGGTTCCTGCGAACCGATCGATCAGGCTGCGCTGCTGCTGCAACGGGATATCCGGCAACGCAGCCATTAATCCGACAATCCGATACCTACCGGAGCAATCAATATGAACCTGTTTCTGCGTCTTTTTTATGTGTTGCTCTCGTCTTTCTTCCGTCCGCGGCTGG
Proteins encoded in this region:
- a CDS encoding TetR/AcrR family transcriptional regulator encodes the protein MQDFRGQMILKAIQLLPTHGYAGITLMHVARACNAPRGSLYHYFPGGKDDLMAAVLEAAKEYSLGTFITSCSRAPELQAYIADMGKALSAALSKSGFELGCPVAAIAMSTEKTHVLNQRCKAIYADWRVALQARLQAYGLPSREAAVMGLNILNTFQGALLHARMAGSCEPIDQAALLLQRDIRQRSH
- a CDS encoding GNAT family N-acetyltransferase; this encodes MHYTDLPDFIHELVVLRPLSRSDAAAWYTYLTMPHVLDHTSWDLRSVDELMQKFDALESPDPASEMRLAIVLRDSGELVGTIGFHSVSPLHKTVEIAYDLAPAVWGKGIASTACSVVAEWGFSRLGAVRIQATVLDSNTRSARVLEKCGFQCEGLLRSFRMVRGRPRDFWIYSRLNPHSAVAET
- the soxR gene encoding redox-sensitive transcriptional activator SoxR — its product is MSEILITIGELAKRSGVAASALRFYEEQGLLSSKRESGRQRQFSRDVLRRVAFIRVAQTVGLSLEEIKAALSTLPQKRTPTRQDWERLSRSWHPLLQQRIDTLTALRDQLTSCIGCGCLSLKKCALYNPDDAAKRRGTGPRYLLGDNAATVLADDDQGEYD
- a CDS encoding YXWGXW repeat-containing protein; this translates as MKRLLCAVALAAVSAAALVPTQAMAQVGVNIIIGTPPPPPRYEVMPPPRVGYMWAPGYWNWDGRHHVWAGGHWERSRNGYMYNRPEWRQGRNGWELRRGGWQRGDHRGGYDGRRDYHRGDGRRGDDRHGYDRRDDDRHHR
- a CDS encoding GNAT family N-acetyltransferase, whose amino-acid sequence is MISAIQTVEPQDIPELRSFMERVMRSERVFDDLSLQAELVQNVNQNLDWWSMNSDECCHLKFMRDGQIAGVVLVKNFWNLCSLFVAPELHRQGIGRQLVVAAIQHCRNFTDRSSIRLNAAPNAVVFYEAIGFLPASSTRILPPGFKPMEFHL